The proteins below come from a single Nitrosospira sp. Is2 genomic window:
- a CDS encoding PEP-CTERM sorting domain-containing protein produces the protein MSRNIVFIIGALFIAPVQAVPLDTASWTSWTSSTSGSFTQDSNSINVTYTGSTFGVDYGSHFYNVPASFTNSEVTNTPGTNGTLLMTGGTTQINGFHFSHAVVDPIISLFSVGQSGVPVSFNFLNDVTLSILSQGAGNWGAGLLTQTGNSITGGEGNGLLQFHGTYTDIEFTTPNYEFYYGATVGALAASAVAPTSVPEPATYALILMGLGMMGWTRRRS, from the coding sequence ATGAGCAGAAATATCGTTTTCATCATTGGCGCTTTGTTTATAGCACCTGTTCAGGCGGTGCCACTCGATACGGCCAGCTGGACGAGTTGGACGTCATCGACAAGCGGCAGCTTTACCCAGGATTCCAACAGTATCAACGTGACCTATACCGGAAGTACCTTCGGCGTGGACTATGGCTCACACTTCTATAATGTTCCAGCTTCGTTTACGAATAGCGAAGTGACAAACACCCCGGGAACCAATGGGACGCTTCTGATGACGGGCGGTACAACCCAAATAAACGGTTTTCATTTTTCCCACGCGGTAGTTGACCCGATAATCAGTCTTTTTAGCGTCGGTCAGTCAGGAGTTCCGGTTTCATTCAATTTCCTCAACGACGTGACACTCAGCATACTGAGCCAGGGCGCTGGAAACTGGGGCGCCGGCTTGCTTACCCAAACCGGCAACTCGATCACCGGCGGGGAAGGCAACGGGCTACTTCAGTTCCATGGCACCTACACCGACATTGAATTTACTACTCCAAATTATGAGTTTTATTACGGCGCCACTGTTGGGGCCCTCGCAGCGAGTGCAGTAGCCCCGACCTCTGTCCCTGAGCCGGCGACCTACGCACTAATTTTGATGGGACTGGGTATGATGGGCTGGACGCGCCGTAGGAGCTAA
- a CDS encoding NADPH-dependent FMN reductase — MIKIIGISGSLRTNSFNTALLHAATSLVPNETTLEIATLKGIPLYDGDVEANEGIPQAVIALQGQIAAADGLLLATPEYNNSIPGVFKNAIDWLSRPPSDIPRVFGGRPVAVMGASPGGFGTVLAQNAWLPVLRTLGMRPWFEGRLLVSRANNVFDESGDMVDEKARKQLQVFLAGFAEFVQGSSNFLVK, encoded by the coding sequence ATGATAAAAATTATCGGAATTTCAGGAAGTCTGCGTACTAATTCATTCAATACCGCGCTTTTACATGCGGCTACAAGCCTGGTGCCAAACGAAACTACGCTGGAAATCGCGACACTTAAGGGCATCCCCCTCTATGATGGTGACGTCGAGGCAAATGAAGGTATCCCTCAGGCAGTGATCGCGCTGCAAGGGCAAATCGCTGCTGCCGATGGATTGTTGTTAGCTACCCCGGAGTACAACAATTCCATACCCGGCGTATTCAAGAATGCGATCGACTGGCTGTCGCGGCCGCCGAGCGATATTCCACGGGTTTTTGGGGGTCGGCCGGTCGCGGTAATGGGCGCTTCGCCCGGGGGATTTGGTACAGTCCTGGCTCAAAATGCTTGGCTACCGGTCCTGCGCACGTTGGGTATGCGCCCGTGGTTCGAGGGTCGGCTACTGGTATCACGGGCGAACAATGTCTTTGACGAATCTGGTGATATGGTAGACGAAAAGGCACGTAAGCAGCTTCAGGTTTTTCTTGCCGGATTTGCCGAGTTTGTCCAAGGCAGTAGCAACTTCCTAGTGAAATAA
- a CDS encoding N-acyl homoserine lactonase family protein — MAHALKVWPLLTGTIRYEKILSTPHRGYGEFIDAPILAYLIETPNGHILYDAGCDYRKLTDPALLARYFDPMRPQVEPPRMQEEQRIPRYLAQLGLTPSDIDLVFIGHLHFDHVGGLCNLPACEVHVQADELAAARTGMDTIVLADELVNADRWRTKIGEYLVAPGVHAITSPGHTAGHMSLFIELPKRGSIIICGDAVDLEENLSLEIAPECCWQGNEALAVTSIRKLKELARAEGAELWPNHDMAFFHGLPAFPAWRD; from the coding sequence ATGGCTCATGCTCTGAAGGTCTGGCCCCTGCTTACCGGCACGATTCGCTATGAGAAGATCCTTTCGACCCCTCATCGTGGGTACGGCGAATTCATCGATGCGCCGATCCTCGCTTATCTGATCGAAACACCCAACGGGCACATTCTGTATGACGCGGGATGCGACTACCGCAAGCTGACCGACCCGGCACTCCTCGCCCGATATTTCGACCCAATGCGTCCGCAGGTGGAACCGCCTCGCATGCAGGAAGAGCAGCGTATACCGCGCTACCTGGCTCAACTTGGGTTAACGCCGTCCGATATAGACCTTGTGTTTATCGGGCATTTGCATTTCGACCACGTAGGCGGTCTATGCAATCTGCCGGCCTGCGAAGTGCATGTGCAGGCCGATGAGTTGGCCGCTGCGCGTACGGGGATGGACACTATTGTATTGGCCGATGAATTGGTTAACGCGGATCGGTGGCGCACCAAGATAGGCGAATACCTTGTAGCGCCGGGAGTGCATGCTATTACGAGCCCGGGCCATACGGCTGGCCATATGTCGCTATTTATCGAGCTGCCAAAGCGCGGGTCTATCATCATTTGTGGAGATGCGGTCGATCTGGAAGAAAATTTATCACTGGAAATTGCGCCGGAATGCTGTTGGCAGGGTAACGAAGCGCTGGCGGTGACGAGTATTCGCAAGCTCAAGGAGTTGGCGCGCGCGGAAGGCGCTGAACTCTGGCCCAATCACGACATGGCTTTCTTCCATGGTTTACCGGCTTTTCCGGCATGGAGAGACTAG
- the queA gene encoding tRNA preQ1(34) S-adenosylmethionine ribosyltransferase-isomerase QueA — protein MKIQDFDFDLAPELVAQFPAEQRASSRMLHLEGSTGAMRDARFADLPRYVRAGDVMVFNDTRVIKARLYGVKDTGGKVEVMVERVLDAHCALAVMRASHPAKPGSKLFLAEAVEVTVLRHDHEFYALRFEHEDTVVELLERYGHLPLPPYISRSPGSADETRYQTIYARQAGAVAAPTAGLHFDENMLSALQNMGVAIAYVTLHVGSGTFQPVRAENIADHKMHREIFHVPAETVEAIGRAKAEGRAVIAIGTTSLRALEAAAAEGGKAGRGILDGGHGETDIFITPGYHFRVVERLLTNFHLPRSTLLMLVSAFGGMENIRRAYEYAVRSRYRFFSYGDAMLIERDS, from the coding sequence ATGAAAATTCAGGATTTTGATTTCGATCTGGCGCCCGAGCTGGTCGCCCAGTTCCCGGCGGAGCAGCGTGCCAGCAGCCGTATGCTGCACCTCGAAGGTTCGACTGGCGCCATGCGAGATGCACGGTTTGCAGATCTACCCCGATATGTCCGCGCCGGGGATGTGATGGTGTTCAACGATACGCGTGTTATTAAGGCCCGCCTATACGGTGTTAAGGACACGGGCGGCAAGGTTGAGGTGATGGTGGAGCGAGTGCTGGACGCGCATTGCGCTCTGGCGGTAATGCGCGCGAGCCATCCCGCCAAGCCGGGATCAAAACTGTTTCTTGCTGAGGCAGTCGAGGTCACGGTGTTGAGGCATGACCATGAGTTTTATGCCTTGCGCTTCGAGCACGAGGACACCGTCGTCGAGTTGCTGGAACGATACGGCCATCTGCCGCTGCCCCCTTATATTTCGCGTTCTCCGGGTAGCGCGGACGAGACTCGCTATCAAACCATTTACGCGCGACAGGCGGGCGCGGTGGCCGCCCCAACGGCAGGCCTGCATTTCGATGAAAATATGTTGAGCGCTTTGCAGAATATGGGCGTGGCTATAGCGTATGTCACACTGCATGTCGGTTCGGGTACGTTCCAGCCTGTCCGGGCCGAAAACATTGCTGATCACAAGATGCACCGGGAGATTTTTCATGTGCCTGCGGAAACGGTGGAAGCGATCGGACGCGCCAAGGCGGAAGGAAGGGCTGTAATTGCAATCGGCACCACGTCGTTGCGAGCGCTCGAGGCAGCGGCGGCAGAGGGTGGGAAGGCGGGCCGGGGCATATTGGACGGCGGCCATGGCGAGACCGATATTTTCATTACGCCGGGGTACCATTTTCGCGTAGTGGAGCGTTTGTTGACTAATTTCCACTTGCCGCGTTCGACCTTGTTGATGCTCGTATCGGCCTTTGGCGGGATGGAAAATATCCGCCGTGCTTACGAGTATGCTGTAAGAAGCCGCTACCGCTTTTTCAGTTATGGTGACGCCATGCTGATCGAGAGGGACTCATAG
- the tgt gene encoding tRNA guanosine(34) transglycosylase Tgt produces the protein MKFQLHCTDGVARRGTLSLTHGKVETPAFMPVGTYGAVKTMSPWELREINAHIVLGNTFHLWLRPGLEVIEAHGGLHRFMGWEGPILTDSGGFQVFSLGVLRKITEEGVKFQSPVNGDACFLTPEESMRIQRILNSDIVMIFDECTPYPADEPAAHKSMELSVRWAERSRRAHDDGQNSNALFGIVQGGMYETLRDHSLARLLDIGFDGYAIGGLSVGEPKDDMQRILRHVAPQLPAEKPRYLMGVGTPADIVNAVARGVDMFDCVLPTRNARNGWLFTRKGVIKLRNSRYRLDMAPPDEQCGCYTCRNFTLAYLHHLQRIGEILGARLNTLHNLYYYQQLMGEIRSAIENGKFEEYAQAFQANPPSC, from the coding sequence ATGAAATTTCAGCTTCATTGCACTGACGGCGTCGCCCGTCGTGGCACCTTGTCATTGACGCACGGCAAGGTGGAAACACCCGCTTTTATGCCCGTAGGGACCTATGGCGCCGTGAAGACGATGTCACCCTGGGAGTTGCGCGAGATAAACGCACATATCGTGCTCGGCAACACATTTCACCTCTGGCTGCGTCCCGGCCTGGAGGTGATCGAGGCGCACGGGGGTCTGCATCGCTTCATGGGCTGGGAGGGACCGATCCTGACGGATTCGGGCGGTTTTCAGGTGTTTAGCCTGGGCGTTTTACGGAAGATCACGGAGGAGGGGGTCAAGTTCCAATCCCCGGTGAATGGGGATGCGTGTTTTCTCACGCCTGAGGAGTCGATGCGGATTCAGCGCATACTCAATTCCGACATAGTGATGATATTCGACGAGTGCACGCCCTACCCCGCGGATGAGCCAGCAGCGCATAAATCTATGGAGTTGAGTGTGCGTTGGGCAGAGCGCTCGCGACGCGCGCACGATGATGGACAAAACTCGAATGCATTATTCGGCATCGTCCAGGGAGGGATGTACGAGACGCTGCGCGATCACTCGCTTGCCCGATTGCTTGATATCGGCTTCGACGGTTATGCGATCGGCGGGCTGTCGGTGGGCGAGCCCAAGGATGACATGCAGCGCATTCTCAGGCACGTCGCGCCGCAGCTACCTGCTGAGAAGCCACGCTACCTCATGGGGGTGGGCACTCCGGCGGACATTGTCAATGCGGTAGCACGGGGTGTGGATATGTTCGACTGCGTGTTGCCCACGCGCAATGCGCGCAATGGCTGGCTCTTCACCCGCAAGGGCGTGATCAAGTTGCGCAACAGCCGGTATCGTCTGGATATGGCGCCGCCGGACGAGCAGTGCGGCTGCTACACCTGTCGTAACTTCACGCTCGCTTACCTTCATCATTTGCAGCGGATAGGGGAAATACTCGGTGCACGTCTCAACACGCTTCACAATCTTTATTACTATCAGCAATTGATGGGAGAAATCCGCTCCGCCATCGAAAACGGGAAGTTCGAAGAATATGCGCAAGCATTTCAAGCAAACCCCCCGTCATGCTAA
- the yajC gene encoding preprotein translocase subunit YajC yields the protein MLISEAYAQAAAPAQSAGADLMSLLPLIAIFAVFYLLLIRPQAKRAKETKLMIEALQKGDEVVTTGGQLGRVVKVSGTYVILQIAENVQVTTLKSAVQTLLPKGTLSSIEKE from the coding sequence ATGTTGATTAGTGAAGCCTATGCCCAGGCGGCGGCACCTGCGCAATCGGCCGGCGCGGATTTGATGAGCTTGCTACCGCTGATCGCTATATTCGCCGTGTTTTACCTTTTGCTGATCCGTCCCCAGGCCAAGCGCGCCAAGGAAACGAAATTGATGATCGAGGCGCTGCAAAAAGGCGACGAAGTGGTAACCACGGGTGGCCAGTTGGGGCGCGTCGTCAAGGTTAGCGGTACTTATGTCATACTTCAGATAGCCGAAAATGTGCAGGTTACCACGCTGAAGTCAGCCGTTCAGACCCTTCTGCCCAAGGGAACGCTGAGCAGCATCGAAAAGGAATAA
- the secD gene encoding protein translocase subunit SecD: MNRYPFWKYLIIAVSIVLGLLYTLPNFYGESPAVQISPLRTTAKADTALLQRVEEALKKANLPINGMLLEPGGVKVRFADTDTQIKARDMLQSVLGNGYMVALNLLPNSPQWLTSIGALPMYLGLDLRGGVHFMLQVDMKGALSKALDRYSADIRGSLREKKIPYAGLEKQGSLIIVKFRSAESRAQAEAEIKKTYTDLSLRDQNVEAEFHLTATLTPEAQKRIQDAAVQQNITTLRNRVNELGVAEPIIQQAGVDRVVVQLPGVQDTAKAKDILGRTATLEVRMVDEEREVDAALRGQIPFGSELYTERGGGPILVKKQVVLTGDRINDAQAGFDNNNQPAVHLNLDNNGARIFRQLTHDNVGKRMAILLIEKNQAEVITAPVIREEIGGGRVQISGRMTTEEARDVALLLRAGALAAPMDIVEERTVGPSLGAENIARGFNSTLYGFLMIAVFMSVYYLVFGVISVVALGVNLLLLVGLLSILQATLTLPGMAAIALTIGMAIDANVLINERIRDELRQGLPPQAAINAGYERAWGTILDSNVTTLIAGIALFAFGSGPIKGFAVVLCLGILTSMFSAVMVSRSLVNLVYGSRRKLEHVAIGQVWKPTNPESAARGATTASSKR, encoded by the coding sequence ATGAACCGCTACCCTTTCTGGAAGTACCTGATCATTGCGGTTTCGATAGTCCTCGGGTTGCTCTACACGCTGCCTAATTTTTATGGCGAATCCCCGGCAGTGCAAATTTCTCCGTTGCGCACCACGGCCAAGGCTGATACGGCCCTTCTGCAACGGGTAGAGGAGGCCCTTAAGAAGGCCAATCTCCCCATAAACGGCATGCTTCTTGAGCCAGGCGGGGTCAAAGTGCGTTTTGCCGATACCGATACCCAGATCAAAGCCAGGGACATGCTTCAGTCGGTGCTGGGCAACGGTTACATGGTTGCGCTGAATCTGCTCCCCAATTCCCCCCAATGGTTGACCAGCATCGGCGCGTTGCCGATGTATCTTGGCCTTGACCTGCGCGGCGGTGTTCATTTCATGCTGCAGGTGGATATGAAGGGCGCGTTATCGAAGGCGCTCGACCGCTACAGCGCGGATATCCGCGGCAGCTTGCGGGAGAAGAAAATTCCTTATGCGGGCCTCGAAAAGCAGGGCTCGCTGATTATAGTCAAATTTCGCAGCGCTGAATCTCGTGCCCAGGCGGAAGCTGAAATCAAGAAGACTTACACCGATTTGAGCTTGCGCGACCAGAACGTGGAAGCCGAGTTTCACTTGACTGCCACGCTCACGCCGGAAGCGCAGAAGCGCATACAGGATGCGGCCGTTCAGCAAAACATCACCACGCTCCGCAACCGCGTCAATGAGCTTGGGGTGGCTGAACCCATCATTCAGCAGGCCGGCGTGGATCGTGTAGTTGTTCAGTTGCCCGGCGTGCAGGATACCGCCAAGGCCAAAGACATTCTGGGTCGCACCGCAACGCTGGAGGTGCGCATGGTGGATGAGGAGCGTGAAGTGGACGCTGCATTGCGCGGCCAGATTCCCTTCGGCTCAGAGCTTTACACTGAGCGCGGCGGAGGCCCGATCCTGGTGAAAAAACAGGTAGTGCTAACGGGCGACCGCATCAATGATGCCCAGGCCGGCTTCGACAACAATAATCAGCCGGCAGTGCACCTCAATCTGGACAATAATGGCGCCCGGATCTTCCGTCAGCTAACCCATGACAATGTCGGCAAGCGCATGGCCATCCTGCTGATCGAGAAAAATCAGGCGGAGGTGATTACCGCACCGGTAATCCGGGAGGAGATCGGTGGAGGGCGTGTTCAAATCAGCGGGCGCATGACGACCGAAGAGGCCCGGGATGTAGCGCTGCTGCTGCGTGCGGGCGCGCTGGCTGCGCCTATGGACATCGTCGAGGAACGCACTGTGGGCCCCAGCCTGGGTGCCGAAAACATTGCCCGGGGCTTCAATTCGACTCTGTACGGATTTCTCATGATCGCGGTTTTCATGAGCGTCTATTACCTGGTGTTTGGCGTTATTTCAGTGGTGGCGCTCGGGGTCAATCTATTGCTGCTGGTCGGTCTTCTCTCGATTCTGCAGGCGACCCTGACGCTTCCCGGCATGGCGGCCATCGCCCTCACGATAGGAATGGCAATCGACGCGAACGTGCTGATCAATGAGCGCATCCGCGATGAGCTGAGACAAGGTCTTCCGCCCCAAGCTGCGATTAACGCTGGTTACGAGCGGGCGTGGGGTACCATTCTCGATTCCAACGTTACGACATTGATTGCCGGTATCGCTTTATTTGCGTTTGGTTCAGGACCTATAAAAGGCTTCGCCGTGGTGCTCTGTTTGGGGATTCTTACCTCGATGTTCAGCGCGGTGATGGTGTCGCGCAGCCTGGTCAACCTGGTATATGGCAGCCGGCGCAAGCTGGAGCACGTAGCTATTGGTCAGGTATGGAAGCCGACAAATCCCGAGAGTGCCGCGCGCGGCGCGACCACTGCGAGTAGCAAGCGCTAA
- the secF gene encoding protein translocase subunit SecF, producing MEFFRIKRDIPFMSWGKYTTTISLVTFLVSVFFLVSKGLNLGVDFTGGTVMEVGYTQPADINRIRSTLGKFGMVDASVQNFGTSRDVLIRLPLKPEMSSAQLSEKVIAALRQDDPSAEIRRVEFVGPQVGKELVENGALALLIVSLGIIAYLALRFEWKFGVSGIIANLHDVVIILGFFAFFQWEFSLTVLAAILAILGYSVNESVVIFDRIRENFRKMRKASVAQVIDNAITRTMSRTIITHGSTQMVVISMLIFGGEALHYFALALTIGILFGIYSSVLVASPLLVLLGVSRQDIVKPEKKEEVEAVP from the coding sequence ATGGAATTTTTCAGGATCAAGCGGGACATCCCCTTCATGAGCTGGGGGAAATACACCACGACCATATCGCTGGTGACCTTTCTCGTGTCGGTATTCTTTCTCGTATCCAAGGGGTTGAATCTAGGAGTCGATTTCACGGGTGGGACGGTAATGGAAGTTGGATATACCCAGCCTGCTGACATCAATAGAATAAGATCCACGCTGGGCAAATTCGGAATGGTTGATGCGAGTGTGCAGAATTTTGGAACATCGCGCGATGTGCTGATACGTCTCCCGCTTAAACCTGAGATGTCCAGCGCCCAGTTGTCTGAAAAGGTAATAGCGGCGCTGCGCCAGGACGACCCCTCGGCGGAGATCCGCCGGGTGGAATTTGTCGGCCCGCAGGTGGGCAAAGAACTGGTTGAAAATGGCGCTCTGGCCTTATTGATCGTTTCCCTAGGTATCATCGCCTATCTGGCCCTGCGCTTCGAGTGGAAGTTCGGGGTGTCGGGAATCATTGCGAACCTGCACGACGTCGTCATCATTCTCGGGTTCTTTGCATTTTTCCAGTGGGAATTCTCGCTGACCGTGCTTGCAGCAATACTCGCAATTCTGGGCTATTCGGTGAATGAGTCAGTGGTGATATTCGACCGGATACGGGAAAATTTCCGCAAGATGCGCAAGGCATCCGTGGCGCAAGTCATCGACAATGCGATTACGCGTACCATGTCACGGACAATCATCACCCATGGCAGCACGCAGATGGTGGTGATCTCGATGCTGATTTTCGGCGGTGAGGCGCTGCACTATTTTGCCCTGGCGCTTACCATCGGCATCCTGTTTGGCATCTACTCCTCGGTATTGGTCGCCAGTCCCCTTCTCGTGCTGTTAGGTGTCTCACGCCAGGATATTGTCAAGCCTGAAAAGAAGGAAGAGGTGGAAGCGGTGCCCTGA
- a CDS encoding DedA family protein, with protein MELLATFIDIILHLDKHLIWLVQNYGSWVYLILFLIIFCETGLVVTPFLPGDSLLFVAGAIAATGAMEVQLLAALLMLAAFCGDNTNYWIGRYFGPRIFAHTNSRLLNRAHLEKTRQFYEKHGGKTVIFARFLPIVRTFAPFVAGIGRMVYPHFMAYSAFGSVFWISFFVFGGFFFGNVPVVKNNLTFFIFGIIIISVLPGIIQFLRNRLGNRAPKPEGDSRVTNSSKGP; from the coding sequence TTGGAACTTCTCGCGACATTCATCGACATCATCCTGCATCTGGATAAACATCTCATCTGGCTGGTTCAAAACTACGGCAGCTGGGTTTATCTAATTCTGTTCCTGATCATTTTCTGCGAGACCGGATTGGTGGTGACACCATTCTTACCAGGGGACTCGCTGCTGTTTGTGGCCGGCGCCATCGCCGCGACCGGCGCAATGGAGGTTCAGTTGCTAGCGGCGCTTCTCATGCTAGCGGCCTTTTGCGGGGATAACACCAATTACTGGATCGGTCGTTACTTTGGTCCCCGGATATTCGCCCACACTAACTCACGCTTGTTAAATCGGGCTCATCTGGAGAAGACGCGTCAATTTTATGAAAAGCATGGGGGCAAGACGGTCATCTTCGCGCGTTTCCTCCCCATTGTGCGCACTTTTGCGCCTTTCGTCGCCGGTATCGGACGCATGGTATACCCGCATTTCATGGCCTACAGCGCATTCGGCAGTGTTTTCTGGATAAGTTTCTTCGTGTTCGGTGGATTTTTCTTTGGAAACGTCCCGGTAGTCAAAAACAACCTGACCTTTTTCATTTTCGGCATCATCATCATTTCCGTTCTACCCGGGATCATCCAGTTTTTGCGGAATCGGCTTGGAAACCGCGCACCCAAACCCGAAGGCGATAGTCGCGTAACGAACTCTTCAAAGGGACCCTAG
- the hemH gene encoding ferrochelatase, which yields MTPEPAYRHGTPDQTGILLINLGTPDAPTPEALRPYLKQFLSNPRVVEIPQWIWWPILNGVILNTRPKKSAEKYAQIWMPEGSPLKVHTARQTSLLRNELAERIQPVPLIEYAMSIGSPSIGTVLSMMKEQGCDRILVLPLYPQYASSSTASAFDEVFTQLGGMRNVPALRTVRHYHDHPGYIAALAQNVRDHWMKIGSPGKLVMSFHGIPRSSLDNGDPYHCECQKTGRLLAESLELDSNQYQICFQSRFGRAEWLRPYTAATLEQLGKENVGRVDVICPGFVSDCLETLEEIAMEGKTIFMQAGGREFHYIPCLNERSEWINVLADIALENLQGWLGLKPNEAQLAQSRQRALSVGAGD from the coding sequence ATCACTCCCGAGCCCGCTTACCGACACGGCACGCCTGACCAGACAGGCATCTTGCTGATTAATCTCGGAACCCCTGATGCACCCACCCCTGAAGCGCTGCGGCCCTATCTCAAACAGTTTCTGAGCAATCCTAGAGTGGTCGAAATTCCACAATGGATTTGGTGGCCCATTTTGAACGGGGTCATACTCAACACCCGCCCCAAAAAATCCGCGGAAAAGTACGCACAGATCTGGATGCCGGAAGGCTCGCCACTAAAGGTCCATACCGCCCGCCAGACATCGTTGCTACGGAATGAGCTGGCGGAACGTATCCAGCCGGTCCCGTTGATCGAGTACGCCATGAGCATTGGCAGTCCATCAATAGGCACGGTGTTGAGTATGATGAAGGAGCAAGGCTGCGATCGTATTCTGGTGTTGCCGCTTTATCCGCAATACGCCTCCAGCAGCACCGCATCCGCGTTCGACGAGGTGTTCACGCAACTGGGCGGCATGCGTAACGTCCCCGCACTTCGCACCGTCAGGCACTATCATGATCATCCCGGCTATATTGCGGCACTTGCGCAAAATGTGCGTGATCACTGGATGAAGATTGGCAGCCCTGGCAAACTGGTGATGAGCTTCCACGGAATCCCCCGTTCCTCGCTGGACAATGGCGATCCTTACCACTGCGAGTGTCAAAAAACCGGGCGGCTGTTGGCGGAATCGCTGGAGCTGGACTCAAACCAATATCAGATCTGCTTTCAATCCCGCTTTGGCCGGGCAGAGTGGTTGCGCCCTTATACGGCGGCCACGCTGGAGCAGCTTGGCAAAGAGAATGTGGGCCGCGTAGACGTAATCTGCCCCGGTTTTGTTTCCGACTGTCTGGAAACGCTTGAAGAAATTGCTATGGAAGGCAAAACCATATTCATGCAGGCTGGCGGCCGGGAATTTCACTATATTCCGTGCCTCAATGAGCGCAGCGAATGGATAAACGTCCTGGCCGACATCGCGCTCGAGAATCTGCAAGGTTGGCTGGGGCTGAAGCCCAACGAGGCTCAGCTCGCTCAATCCCGGCAGCGCGCACTGTCGGTTGGGGCGGGCGACTAG
- the hrcA gene encoding heat-inducible transcriptional repressor HrcA, with translation MLNQRAKILLKTLIERYIREGQPVGSRSLSKFSGLNLSPATIRNIMADLEEMGFVASPHTSAGRIPTHQGYRFFVDTLLVVKPLDVIEMHQLEDQLHPDNPSRLINSASQLLSELTRFAGVVVAPKRSTAIFRYIEFMTLSDKRILLIIVTPEGDVQNRVLFTDRTYSQSELTEAANFINSHYAGCAIDEIRSRLQGELKQLRHDMTTLMTAAIEAGDAAIRENSENVVVAGERKLLDVEDLSGNMSSLKRLFDLFERKTALLQLLELSRKAEGLQIFIGGESGVITPDEFSVVTAPYEVDGKIVGTVAVVGPTRMAYERIIPVVDTTARLLSSALSQH, from the coding sequence ATGCTCAATCAGCGCGCCAAAATACTGCTAAAGACTCTGATCGAACGCTATATTCGCGAAGGCCAGCCGGTAGGTTCCCGCTCGCTTTCCAAATTTTCCGGCCTTAATTTAAGCCCGGCCACCATACGGAACATAATGGCGGATCTCGAGGAAATGGGGTTTGTCGCCAGCCCCCACACTTCGGCCGGTCGAATACCAACCCATCAGGGCTACCGCTTTTTTGTCGATACCCTGCTCGTTGTAAAGCCTCTGGATGTCATCGAGATGCATCAGCTCGAAGACCAGTTGCATCCGGACAATCCGTCTCGTCTGATCAACTCCGCTTCCCAGTTATTATCCGAATTGACCCGCTTTGCCGGGGTGGTGGTGGCTCCCAAGCGCAGCACCGCGATATTCCGCTACATCGAATTCATGACCCTGTCAGACAAACGCATTCTGCTCATTATTGTTACTCCGGAAGGGGACGTTCAGAACCGCGTGCTTTTTACCGACAGAACTTACAGTCAGTCCGAGTTGACAGAGGCGGCAAACTTCATCAACAGCCATTATGCCGGTTGCGCCATCGATGAAATCCGCTCCCGTCTCCAGGGCGAGTTGAAACAGTTGCGTCACGATATGACCACGCTCATGACCGCGGCCATCGAGGCGGGTGACGCAGCGATAAGGGAAAATAGTGAAAATGTGGTCGTTGCGGGTGAGCGCAAGCTGCTCGACGTGGAGGATCTTTCGGGCAACATGAGCAGCCTCAAGAGATTATTCGATCTGTTCGAACGCAAAACCGCACTGCTACAATTGCTCGAGCTAAGCCGCAAGGCGGAAGGCTTGCAAATCTTTATTGGCGGGGAATCCGGTGTCATCACACCGGATGAGTTCAGCGTGGTAACGGCGCCCTATGAAGTGGATGGGAAAATAGTGGGGACCGTTGCAGTAGTCGGCCCTACGCGGATGGCCTATGAAAGAATTATCCCGGTGGTCGACACGACCGCCAGGCTGCTCTCCAGTGCACTATCGCAACATTGA